In a genomic window of Mucilaginibacter sp. KACC 22063:
- a CDS encoding DNA gyrase/topoisomerase IV subunit A, which translates to MSEDLTPEDFPVSGNEDTNMHNAISLDGLYENWFLDYASYVILDRAVPHINDGLKPVQRRILHSLKEMDDGRFNKAANVIGNTMKYHPHGDASIGDAMVQIGQKNLLIDCQGNWGDPVTGDSAAAPRYIEARLSKFASEVVFNPDTTEWQASYDGRNKEPITLPVKFPLLLAQGADGIAVGLATKIMPHNFIELIDASIEVLRGNRSNLMPDFPTGGMADTSAYNEGQRGGKVRVRAKILERDKKTLAITEIPFTTTTGGLIDSVISANDKGKIKIKKIEDNTAQNVEIVVHLAPGISPDVTIDALYAFTDCEVSISPNTCVIKDDKPHFMSVNDILTESTLFTKDLLKQELEIRLKELQEKIFFSSLLKIFIQEGMYKNPDYENSGNFDAVVEVLNKLFEPFFDQFYRAILPEDYKRLIDKPMSSITRFDVKKADEQMKALEDEIKVVRNHLKHLTDYAIAWFEKLREKYGKGRERKTELRTFDRVEAAQVALANVKLYVNREDGFIGTGLRKDEFVCDCSDIDEIIVFRSDGRCIITKVQDKVFVGKDIIHAAVFKKNDERTIYNMIYKDGQSGVSYIKRFAVAGVTRDKEYDLTKGSKGSKVLYFSANPNGEAEVVNIQLKPHSKLKKLQFDEDFAEIAIKGRGSMGNIVTKYPVKKIVLKSKGVSTLAGRKIWYDDVLRRLNADGRGTYLGEFDGEDRILTVMSNGIYELTSFDLNNHFDDKMILIEKYNAEKVYSVVHFDGKSKNYMVKRFMFENTAIGRQTSIISEESGSKLILISGAAQPVVKVEQLKGKSEVKELVELNLADLIDVKGMKAMGNRLSAHTVQTVELIAEHDDPEDVPDPAPDSVEDTEPTVTSVEAKPEGDVPPEKQDETTDEKPAKKVDLEITNPDDIQLGLF; encoded by the coding sequence ATGAGTGAAGATTTGACCCCGGAAGATTTCCCTGTCTCTGGTAATGAAGATACTAATATGCATAATGCCATTTCGCTGGATGGTTTGTACGAGAACTGGTTTCTGGATTATGCATCATACGTAATATTAGACCGTGCCGTTCCGCATATCAATGATGGATTAAAGCCCGTTCAGCGACGCATTTTGCACTCGTTGAAAGAGATGGACGACGGACGCTTTAATAAAGCAGCAAACGTTATTGGTAATACCATGAAGTATCACCCGCATGGTGATGCCTCCATTGGAGATGCTATGGTGCAGATAGGGCAAAAGAACCTGCTGATTGACTGCCAGGGTAACTGGGGTGACCCGGTTACGGGCGACTCGGCTGCTGCGCCGCGTTATATCGAAGCGCGCTTATCTAAGTTTGCCAGTGAGGTGGTTTTCAATCCGGACACCACAGAGTGGCAGGCCAGTTATGATGGGCGTAATAAAGAGCCGATCACTCTACCTGTTAAGTTTCCGCTACTGCTTGCCCAGGGTGCCGATGGTATTGCGGTAGGCCTGGCCACTAAGATTATGCCGCATAACTTTATTGAGCTGATTGATGCATCGATAGAAGTTTTACGTGGTAATCGCTCTAATCTGATGCCCGATTTCCCGACCGGTGGTATGGCTGATACTTCTGCCTATAACGAAGGGCAGCGTGGCGGTAAGGTACGCGTGCGTGCCAAGATACTTGAGCGCGATAAAAAAACGCTGGCTATAACAGAAATTCCGTTCACTACCACAACCGGCGGATTGATTGATAGCGTAATATCAGCAAATGATAAGGGTAAGATCAAGATCAAGAAAATTGAGGATAATACCGCTCAAAACGTAGAGATTGTGGTGCATCTTGCTCCGGGTATCTCTCCGGATGTTACCATTGATGCCCTTTACGCCTTTACGGATTGTGAGGTTTCCATATCACCCAATACCTGTGTAATTAAGGATGATAAGCCACACTTTATGAGTGTGAACGACATCCTGACTGAAAGTACGCTGTTTACCAAAGATTTGTTAAAACAGGAGCTGGAGATCAGGCTGAAAGAATTACAGGAAAAAATATTCTTCAGCTCGCTGCTTAAGATTTTCATCCAGGAAGGCATGTACAAAAATCCTGATTATGAAAATTCAGGAAATTTTGATGCTGTGGTTGAGGTATTGAATAAATTGTTCGAGCCGTTCTTTGATCAATTTTATCGTGCGATCTTGCCTGAAGATTACAAGCGACTGATAGATAAGCCAATGAGTAGTATCACCCGCTTTGATGTTAAAAAAGCGGATGAGCAGATGAAGGCGCTTGAAGATGAAATAAAAGTAGTAAGAAATCATTTAAAACATCTTACTGATTATGCCATTGCCTGGTTTGAAAAGCTGAGAGAGAAATATGGCAAAGGCCGCGAACGTAAGACTGAACTACGCACATTTGACAGGGTAGAGGCAGCCCAGGTTGCCTTAGCTAACGTAAAACTGTACGTTAATCGTGAGGATGGATTTATTGGTACAGGCCTGCGTAAAGATGAATTTGTATGTGATTGCTCCGACATTGACGAGATCATTGTTTTCCGCAGTGATGGCCGTTGTATTATTACCAAGGTACAGGATAAGGTATTTGTGGGTAAGGATATTATCCATGCTGCGGTGTTTAAGAAGAACGATGAGCGCACCATCTACAACATGATCTATAAAGATGGCCAAAGTGGTGTGTCATACATTAAGCGCTTTGCCGTAGCCGGTGTAACCAGGGATAAAGAATATGACCTTACCAAAGGCAGCAAGGGATCAAAAGTGCTTTACTTTAGTGCAAATCCTAATGGTGAGGCCGAAGTAGTCAACATCCAGTTAAAACCGCATTCTAAATTAAAGAAGCTGCAATTTGACGAGGACTTTGCCGAGATCGCGATTAAAGGCCGTGGTAGTATGGGTAATATCGTTACTAAATACCCGGTTAAAAAGATCGTGCTGAAAAGCAAAGGTGTATCAACATTGGCAGGACGTAAAATATGGTACGATGATGTATTACGCAGGTTGAATGCTGATGGGCGTGGGACTTACCTGGGTGAGTTTGATGGCGAAGACCGGATACTTACCGTAATGTCGAACGGTATTTACGAGTTAACCAGTTTTGATCTCAATAACCACTTTGATGATAAGATGATCCTGATCGAAAAGTACAATGCTGAAAAGGTTTATTCGGTTGTGCATTTCGATGGTAAGTCTAAAAATTACATGGTTAAGCGCTTCATGTTTGAAAACACCGCCATTGGCCGTCAGACCTCAATTATCAGCGAAGAAAGTGGCTCTAAACTGATACTGATTTCTGGAGCAGCACAACCAGTTGTAAAAGTAGAACAGCTTAAAGGTAAGTCGGAAGTTAAAGAATTGGTAGAGCTTAACCTTGCTGATCTGATTGACGTGAAAGGCATGAAAGCCATGGGGAACCGCTTGTCTGCCCATACAGTGCAAACAGTTGAACTGATTGCGGAACATGATGATCCGGAAGACGTACCTGACCCGGCACCAGATTCAGTTGAAGATACCGAACCAACTGTTACATCAGTAGAAGCAAAACCAGAAGGTGATGTCCCTCCTGAAAAACAGGATGAAACAACAGACGAAAAGCCGGCAAAGAAGGTGGATTTAGAAATCACCAATCCTGATGATATACAGTTAGGGTTGTTTTAA
- a CDS encoding DUF58 domain-containing protein, with protein sequence MQLDPKVLMTIKNLPLLAKTVIDGFMNGFNKSTIKGPGMEFSQYRSYQPGDDLRSLDWRMFARSDRYYIRESEIETSIAVRFLVDASASMNHMDGAIKKIDYAKWLAASLAYLVNIQGDAAGLYVFKDGGLFSLASKADPQHLQRIYHQLDHIQPEGKFTQPAHYKELFGSSRRELLVFITDMYQSRDEIYKLLDSLAALRHEVIVFHLMGQNELDFDFKGYTALEDLETGETIEIDTLQAKKIYKEKLEQYLEDIRMQLLGKHIVYKLINTSHPLDEALREFLLRRKKG encoded by the coding sequence ATGCAACTCGATCCGAAAGTATTAATGACCATTAAGAATTTGCCTTTACTGGCGAAAACGGTTATTGATGGCTTTATGAACGGGTTCAACAAAAGTACGATCAAAGGCCCGGGAATGGAGTTTAGCCAATACCGCAGCTACCAGCCGGGTGATGACCTGCGGTCGCTCGACTGGCGCATGTTTGCACGGTCTGACAGATACTACATCCGCGAATCTGAAATAGAAACCAGTATTGCGGTCCGTTTCCTGGTTGATGCCAGCGCATCCATGAACCACATGGATGGCGCAATAAAAAAGATCGATTATGCCAAATGGCTGGCGGCATCGCTTGCTTATCTCGTAAACATTCAGGGCGATGCAGCGGGGTTATATGTATTTAAAGATGGCGGACTGTTCTCGCTTGCTTCAAAAGCAGACCCTCAGCATTTACAGCGCATTTACCATCAGTTAGATCATATTCAGCCGGAAGGAAAATTTACGCAGCCAGCGCATTATAAAGAGTTGTTTGGATCAAGCCGCAGGGAGTTATTGGTCTTTATTACCGACATGTACCAAAGCCGCGACGAGATCTATAAACTGCTTGATTCGTTAGCTGCCTTACGCCACGAAGTGATCGTCTTTCACCTGATGGGACAAAACGAGCTTGACTTCGATTTTAAAGGCTATACGGCACTTGAAGATTTGGAAACCGGCGAAACCATTGAAATAGATACGTTACAAGCAAAAAAAATATATAAAGAAAAGTTAGAACAATACCTGGAGGATATCAGGATGCAATTGCTTGGTAAGCACATTGTTTACAAGTTAATAAACACATCGCATCCGCTTGATGAAGCTTTGCGCGAATTTTTACTAAGGAGAAAGAAGGGGTAG
- a CDS encoding DUF983 domain-containing protein: MKTLSLDKSAPTIPASTAALHAKCPKCRVGNMFANGLYSFSGQKMNTDCPHCGFHFEIEPGYFYVAMFVSYALNVAEMVTLAVATYILSGSESPWLYAAILLSVAFILSPINFRYSRVVLLYWLTPGLHYDPRRSKPHDEISSAA; this comes from the coding sequence ATGAAAACGCTAAGTTTAGACAAATCAGCCCCAACAATTCCGGCATCTACTGCAGCATTACACGCTAAATGCCCTAAATGCCGGGTTGGTAACATGTTTGCAAACGGCTTGTACAGCTTTAGCGGACAAAAAATGAATACCGACTGCCCGCATTGTGGTTTTCACTTTGAAATTGAGCCGGGGTACTTTTATGTGGCCATGTTTGTAAGTTATGCGTTAAATGTAGCCGAAATGGTTACACTGGCCGTTGCCACCTATATATTATCAGGCAGCGAATCGCCATGGTTATATGCAGCTATATTGTTAAGCGTAGCATTTATATTATCGCCTATAAATTTCAGGTACTCAAGGGTAGTGCTTTTATACTGGTTAACACCTGGCCTTCATTATGATCCGCGCCGGTCAAAACCACATGATGAAATATCTTCTGCTGCCTGA
- the msrA gene encoding peptide-methionine (S)-S-oxide reductase MsrA — MNLQKATFASGCFWCTEAIYQTVNGVHSVKSGYTGGELENPTYMEICNGDTGHAEAIELEYDADVISYEELLLIFFKTHNPTTLNRQGNDVGTQYRSAIFYHNDEQKQKAEAMIKQLTDEQVFDKPIVTHIVPADTFYTAEDYHQNYFVDNTSKPYCAFVIQPKLNKFAKDFTDKIKPELLQ, encoded by the coding sequence ATGAATTTACAAAAAGCAACTTTTGCAAGCGGATGTTTCTGGTGTACAGAAGCAATATATCAAACAGTTAACGGTGTTCATTCTGTAAAATCGGGGTATACCGGTGGTGAGCTGGAAAATCCAACTTATATGGAAATATGCAACGGTGATACGGGCCATGCGGAAGCTATTGAGTTAGAGTATGATGCCGATGTGATTAGTTATGAAGAATTGCTTTTAATCTTCTTTAAAACCCATAATCCTACTACACTTAACCGTCAGGGGAATGATGTGGGTACACAATACCGTTCAGCCATATTTTACCATAACGATGAGCAAAAACAAAAGGCAGAAGCGATGATCAAACAGCTTACCGACGAGCAAGTATTTGATAAACCTATCGTTACGCATATTGTACCCGCTGATACTTTTTATACTGCCGAAGATTATCACCAGAATTACTTTGTAGATAATACTTCAAAACCATATTGTGCATTCGTGATACAACCGAAGCTGAACAAGTTTGCAAAGGATTTTACGGATAAAATTAAGCCGGAGTTATTGCAATGA
- a CDS encoding aldose 1-epimerase family protein yields the protein MTVIENEFLKVSIRSQGAEMVSVYNKQAGIEHLWQADPKIWGWHAPNLFPVVGGLIDNQLHVDGKSYPMQRHGFTRPSEFKLSEATRTHALFSLPYSENTLSAYPYKFNFQIIYDLIDNALRVTYKVINHDQQPIYFSVGGHPAFNVPFNGEGNYQDYYLEFETTENLHTHMLSADGFFTGETRPVALDGNKLHLNHDLFKDDALVFKDLKSRMVTIKSDKHPATLSVEFPHFNYLGIWAKPGADFVCIEPWLGCADTEGKPVDIKEKEAIQKLVYGHVFEAAYYISI from the coding sequence ATGACTGTTATTGAAAACGAATTTTTAAAGGTTAGTATCCGCTCCCAAGGTGCCGAGATGGTTTCTGTTTACAACAAACAGGCTGGCATTGAACATTTATGGCAAGCCGATCCTAAAATATGGGGCTGGCATGCGCCCAACCTATTCCCTGTAGTTGGCGGGCTGATAGATAACCAACTGCACGTTGATGGTAAAAGCTATCCCATGCAACGTCATGGCTTTACACGCCCTTCGGAGTTTAAACTTTCGGAAGCGACGCGTACACATGCTTTATTTTCGTTGCCGTACTCTGAAAACACATTATCCGCCTATCCTTATAAATTCAACTTCCAGATCATTTACGATTTGATTGATAACGCATTGCGCGTTACTTACAAGGTCATCAATCATGATCAGCAGCCTATTTATTTTTCTGTTGGCGGTCATCCGGCATTCAATGTCCCTTTTAATGGCGAGGGTAACTACCAGGATTATTACCTGGAGTTTGAAACCACAGAAAATCTGCATACACACATGCTATCGGCAGATGGCTTTTTTACAGGCGAAACCCGCCCGGTTGCTTTGGATGGCAACAAACTGCATTTAAACCATGATCTTTTTAAAGATGATGCACTGGTGTTTAAAGATCTAAAGTCGCGCATGGTTACCATCAAAAGCGACAAGCACCCTGCTACCCTATCGGTTGAATTTCCGCATTTTAATTACCTGGGTATTTGGGCTAAACCCGGTGCCGATTTTGTTTGTATAGAACCCTGGCTGGGATGCGCCGATACAGAAGGAAAACCTGTAGATATCAAAGAAAAAGAGGCGATACAAAAGCTGGTTTACGGGCATGTTTTTGAAGCAGCTTACTATATAAGTATATAA
- a CDS encoding AraC family transcriptional regulator encodes MKKDFPVYDICTLSEFKQDDILISRFAPYLDTHKNLYLPHKHNFYHLVLFTEGSGSHAIDFHTFKVNPFQIYFMIPGQVHSWAFKGSVDGYVINFSVSFFQSLLLKPDYLDQFPFFSGLAEQGVIEVPAELHDYFTNLFEQIIAENETPQRMAIDMVKALMLQVFITTGRLCLDNQPQHVTPYNYTLLRNFQKLIEQNFTHLKLPKNYAELLYITPNHLNALCNDVMGMPAGEMIRNRIALEAKRLLVNMSLTIAEIADKLNFADNSYFTKFFKKQAGLTPEEFRKKALNNI; translated from the coding sequence ATGAAAAAAGATTTTCCGGTATATGATATTTGCACGCTTTCTGAATTTAAACAGGACGACATCCTGATCAGCAGGTTTGCGCCATACCTGGATACACACAAAAATCTTTATTTACCGCATAAGCATAACTTTTACCATCTTGTCCTTTTTACCGAAGGCAGCGGCTCACATGCCATCGACTTTCATACATTTAAGGTAAACCCTTTTCAGATCTATTTTATGATACCCGGGCAGGTGCATAGCTGGGCTTTCAAAGGCAGTGTAGATGGTTATGTCATTAATTTCTCTGTGTCGTTTTTCCAATCGTTACTTTTAAAACCCGATTACCTGGATCAGTTTCCGTTTTTTAGCGGCCTGGCAGAACAAGGGGTGATTGAGGTACCGGCAGAACTGCATGATTATTTTACCAATTTATTTGAGCAAATCATAGCAGAAAATGAAACACCACAGCGCATGGCGATAGACATGGTTAAAGCATTGATGCTACAGGTGTTTATTACTACAGGCAGGTTGTGCCTTGATAACCAGCCCCAGCATGTAACTCCTTATAACTATACTTTGCTGCGCAATTTTCAGAAACTGATTGAGCAAAATTTCACTCACCTGAAACTGCCAAAAAATTATGCAGAACTGCTTTACATCACTCCGAATCATTTAAATGCACTTTGTAATGATGTAATGGGCATGCCAGCCGGGGAAATGATACGTAACCGTATAGCGCTTGAGGCCAAACGCCTGCTGGTAAACATGAGCCTGACCATAGCTGAGATTGCAGACAAGCTGAACTTTGCCGACAACTCCTATTTTACCAAGTTTTTCAAAAAGCAGGCTGGCCTTACTCCGGAAGAATTCAGAAAAAAAGCATTAAACAACATATAA
- a CDS encoding AAA family ATPase, whose protein sequence is MELTESDVKTLLAKLPQLKSEIQKVIVGQDAILDELLVAFLAGGHCLLEGVPGLAKTLMVRTMSQALHLAFRRIQFTPDLMPTDIIGTEILEEDHATGKRFFKFNKGPLFANIILADEINRTPPKTQSALLEAMQEFEVTYGGQTYPLEKPFFILATQNPIEQAGTYPLPEAQLDRFLLLVKIGYPTEQEEFEVLNRTTGTKKAEVQPVVTAEDIKQAQALVRQVTISEELVRYVSQLIRATRPDTTQHDYVKEWVRWGAGPRAGQALILTAKARALLKGRYAVIMEDIHAMAVPVLRHRILMNFKAEAEGLTSDHATLELLKLVERPKAL, encoded by the coding sequence TTGGAACTTACCGAAAGCGACGTAAAAACACTGCTGGCTAAATTGCCACAGCTTAAAAGCGAGATACAAAAGGTTATTGTTGGGCAGGATGCCATATTAGACGAATTGCTGGTAGCTTTTTTAGCTGGCGGCCATTGCCTGCTTGAGGGCGTGCCGGGACTAGCTAAAACATTAATGGTAAGAACCATGTCGCAGGCGCTGCACTTAGCCTTCAGGCGTATACAGTTTACCCCAGACCTGATGCCTACAGACATTATCGGTACCGAAATACTGGAAGAAGACCATGCTACAGGCAAACGCTTTTTTAAGTTTAACAAAGGGCCACTCTTTGCAAATATTATTCTTGCCGACGAGATTAACCGTACGCCACCCAAAACACAGTCAGCATTGCTCGAAGCCATGCAGGAGTTTGAGGTAACCTACGGCGGGCAGACCTATCCGCTTGAGAAGCCTTTCTTTATACTTGCTACACAAAACCCTATTGAGCAGGCGGGCACCTATCCCCTTCCCGAAGCACAGCTAGACCGTTTTCTGCTGCTGGTAAAAATTGGCTACCCAACTGAGCAGGAAGAATTTGAAGTTTTAAACCGTACAACCGGTACTAAAAAAGCCGAGGTGCAGCCCGTTGTAACCGCCGAAGACATTAAACAAGCCCAGGCATTGGTACGCCAGGTTACTATAAGTGAAGAACTGGTGCGTTATGTGAGTCAGCTGATCCGTGCTACACGCCCTGATACTACGCAGCATGATTATGTGAAAGAATGGGTGCGCTGGGGAGCAGGTCCGCGTGCCGGTCAAGCGCTAATTCTTACCGCTAAAGCACGCGCTTTGCTGAAAGGCCGATACGCTGTAATTATGGAAGACATCCACGCCATGGCTGTGCCAGTACTGCGTCACCGCATATTAATGAACTTTAAAGCAGAAGCCGAAGGGTTAACATCAGACCATGCCACTTTAGAATTGCTGAAATTAGTTGAACGCCCTAAAGCCTTGTAA
- a CDS encoding class I SAM-dependent methyltransferase, with amino-acid sequence MNTAPTERFSDRVENYVQYRPGYPQQAIDFLIDEFNLSSLSVVADIGSGTGIFTKYLLNHVYRVFAVEPNEPMRMAAEEHLSQYTNVTSVAGTAEHTNLPAGSIDLITSATAFHWFDVEQARDEFKRILKPDGAVALLWNVKNPDADEFSVAYKNLVDQYTIDADEKAGLLNGQRLKDFFANGEYKTTSYPNQQVFDQAGLIGRSFSSSNAPLPYTLDGNRFTNDLKDLFHQYQVESTVTLHYNTMVYTGRV; translated from the coding sequence ATGAACACAGCACCAACAGAGCGCTTCTCTGATCGGGTTGAAAATTATGTACAATATCGTCCTGGTTATCCGCAGCAGGCTATCGATTTTTTAATAGACGAGTTTAATCTTTCCTCATTATCTGTAGTTGCCGATATCGGATCAGGCACGGGCATTTTTACCAAGTATCTGCTAAATCATGTGTATCGTGTATTTGCCGTTGAACCCAACGAGCCGATGCGCATGGCAGCAGAGGAACATCTGAGCCAATACACAAACGTAACATCTGTTGCAGGCACGGCAGAACACACTAATTTACCTGCAGGCAGTATTGATCTGATCACCAGCGCAACAGCTTTTCATTGGTTTGATGTTGAACAAGCCCGTGATGAATTTAAGCGTATCCTGAAGCCTGACGGCGCAGTAGCCTTATTATGGAATGTAAAGAACCCTGATGCTGATGAATTTTCTGTGGCTTACAAGAATTTGGTTGACCAATATACCATTGACGCTGATGAAAAAGCCGGGCTTTTAAACGGCCAACGCCTGAAAGATTTCTTTGCTAACGGAGAATATAAAACCACCAGTTATCCTAACCAACAGGTTTTCGACCAGGCCGGACTAATCGGGCGGTCGTTTTCATCATCTAATGCACCCCTGCCTTATACTCTCGATGGCAACCGCTTCACCAATGATTTAAAAGATCTGTTTCACCAATATCAGGTTGAGAGTACGGTTACGTTGCACTATAATACGATGGTGTATACGGGCAGGGTGTAA
- a CDS encoding 5'-nucleotidase, lipoprotein e(P4) family produces the protein MKKLTAPFIICIAVISACSTRHQVATHISANASIANNGKVLTSLWQQRAAEYKALCFQAYNMAKFRIDEAVKQQAGKPLAVVTDIDETLLDNSPEDARAAINNEDFSTAKWKHWTAQSAADTVPGAPDFFKYAASKGVTVFYITNRDEDERIGTLKNLQKFNLPNADDAHLLLKGQSSSKEDRRQQVLANYNIVLLCGDNLADFDALYDNRPAEDKREATTELLKQKFGSKYIVLPNPTYGDWEGALYNFNYKLTPAQKDSVIKAKLKVN, from the coding sequence ATGAAAAAACTTACGGCTCCTTTTATTATTTGTATCGCTGTTATATCGGCTTGTAGCACCAGGCATCAGGTTGCAACTCATATTTCTGCGAATGCTTCTATAGCGAACAATGGCAAGGTTTTAACTTCCTTATGGCAGCAGCGTGCGGCAGAATATAAGGCATTGTGTTTTCAGGCTTATAACATGGCTAAGTTTCGTATCGACGAAGCCGTTAAACAACAAGCCGGTAAGCCTTTAGCTGTAGTAACCGACATTGATGAAACCCTGTTAGATAACAGCCCGGAGGATGCCCGCGCTGCCATCAATAACGAAGACTTCAGCACCGCTAAATGGAAACACTGGACGGCACAATCGGCGGCTGATACGGTGCCTGGAGCGCCTGATTTTTTTAAGTATGCGGCCAGTAAAGGGGTAACGGTGTTTTACATCACCAACCGTGATGAAGATGAGCGCATCGGTACTTTAAAAAATCTGCAAAAATTTAACTTGCCTAATGCCGATGATGCGCACCTTTTATTAAAAGGGCAATCGTCAAGTAAAGAGGACCGCCGCCAACAGGTTTTAGCTAATTACAATATTGTATTGCTTTGCGGCGATAACCTGGCCGATTTTGATGCATTATATGATAATCGACCTGCTGAAGATAAACGCGAAGCAACAACAGAGCTGTTAAAACAAAAGTTTGGCAGCAAATACATTGTATTACCAAATCCGACATACGGTGATTGGGAAGGCGCTTTGTATAACTTCAATTACAAACTTACCCCTGCGCAAAAAGACTCAGTTATAAAAGCGAAGCTAAAGGTAAATTAA
- a CDS encoding DUF4159 domain-containing protein, with protein sequence MSFGRKFTFTRLSYHSGDWDTDQRMPANILNSLLEYTTIPIDTKEKVVALSSPDVFNYPFCYLSGHKLVQFDEQERANFKKYVQNGGFVFVDDCNHDIDGLFAKSFEAQMTQLFGSNALKKIPNNHPIYKAFFTFEKGPPNTSFELNGWGDDLVHDYLKSIEINGRIAVLYSNKDYGCEWDYDFRNKRFLAEDNTKFGVNIVVYAMSS encoded by the coding sequence ATGTCTTTCGGTCGTAAGTTCACTTTTACAAGGTTAAGCTATCATTCTGGAGATTGGGATACTGATCAGCGCATGCCGGCTAATATCCTTAATTCGCTGCTGGAATATACCACCATTCCTATTGATACTAAGGAGAAGGTGGTGGCATTAAGCAGCCCCGATGTTTTTAACTATCCCTTTTGTTACCTGAGTGGCCATAAGTTGGTGCAATTTGATGAACAGGAACGCGCTAACTTTAAAAAGTACGTACAAAATGGCGGGTTTGTATTCGTTGACGACTGCAATCATGACATAGACGGGCTATTTGCGAAATCTTTTGAAGCGCAGATGACACAGCTGTTTGGGTCTAATGCTTTAAAGAAGATACCTAATAACCACCCTATATACAAAGCCTTCTTTACGTTTGAAAAGGGCCCTCCTAACACCTCTTTCGAGCTTAATGGCTGGGGCGATGACCTGGTGCATGACTACCTGAAGTCCATTGAAATTAACGGGCGCATTGCCGTTTTATATAGCAATAAGGATTATGGCTGCGAGTGGGATTACGATTTCCGCAACAAACGCTTCCTGGCTGAAGACAATACCAAGTTTGGCGTGAACATTGTAGTTTATGCTATGAGTTCATAG